In the Hyphomonadaceae bacterium BL14 genome, one interval contains:
- a CDS encoding UbiD family decarboxylase has translation MMGDEMAYKSLREFMALLEAEGELKRVSRPVSTHLEMTEIQTRLLAKGGPAVLFENPVHEDGRPSEMPALVNLFGTVGRVARAVTMGGEPRKTAADLREVGELLAFLRQPEPPRGFRDAMELLPLAKTVMAMRPNTVKKAPCQEIVLTGKDIDLDRLPIQGCWPGEPAPLITWPLVVTKGPSDDKQDDFNLGIYRMQKLGKDRTLMRWLKHRGGAQHYQRWKGARPDPLPAAAVLGADPGTILAAVTPVPDTLSEYQFAGLLRGRKAELVACKTVPLKVPAEAEIVIEGHVLLDEDGPEGPYGDHTGYYNSVERFPVFQISAITMRRDPIYLTTFTGRPPDEPSVLGEALNEVFIPLIRQQFPEIIDFWLPPEGCSYRIAVISMKKAYPGHAKRVMLGAWSYLRQFMYTKWVIVVDDDINARDWKDVMWALSTRMDPARDCTIIEHTPIDYLDFASPVSGLGSKIGLDATNKWEGETNREWGEKLFMEQEIIDKVDAMWGELGL, from the coding sequence ATGATGGGAGACGAGATGGCGTACAAGTCGCTGCGCGAGTTCATGGCGCTGCTGGAAGCCGAGGGCGAGCTCAAGCGCGTCTCGCGCCCGGTCTCCACCCATCTGGAGATGACCGAGATCCAGACCCGGCTGCTGGCCAAGGGCGGCCCGGCGGTATTGTTTGAAAACCCGGTCCATGAGGACGGGCGCCCGAGCGAAATGCCGGCCTTGGTCAATCTGTTCGGCACGGTGGGCCGGGTGGCGCGCGCCGTGACCATGGGCGGCGAGCCGCGCAAGACGGCGGCCGATCTGCGCGAGGTGGGCGAGCTTCTCGCCTTCCTGCGCCAGCCCGAACCGCCGCGCGGCTTCCGCGACGCCATGGAGCTGTTGCCACTGGCCAAGACCGTGATGGCGATGCGGCCCAACACCGTAAAGAAAGCCCCGTGTCAGGAGATTGTCCTGACCGGCAAGGATATCGATCTGGACCGCCTGCCCATCCAGGGCTGCTGGCCGGGCGAGCCGGCGCCGCTGATCACCTGGCCGCTGGTGGTCACGAAGGGTCCGTCGGACGACAAGCAGGACGATTTCAATCTCGGCATTTACCGCATGCAGAAGCTGGGCAAGGACCGCACCCTCATGCGCTGGCTGAAGCATCGCGGCGGGGCGCAGCATTATCAGCGCTGGAAGGGCGCGCGGCCCGATCCGCTGCCCGCCGCCGCCGTGCTCGGCGCTGATCCCGGCACCATCCTGGCCGCCGTGACGCCGGTGCCCGACACGCTGAGCGAATACCAGTTCGCCGGGCTGCTTCGCGGGCGCAAGGCCGAGCTGGTGGCGTGCAAGACCGTGCCGCTGAAAGTCCCCGCCGAGGCCGAGATCGTCATCGAGGGCCATGTCCTGCTGGATGAGGACGGGCCGGAGGGGCCGTATGGCGACCATACCGGCTATTACAATTCGGTGGAGCGCTTCCCGGTCTTCCAGATCAGCGCCATCACCATGCGCCGCGATCCCATCTACCTCACCACCTTCACCGGCCGTCCGCCCGACGAACCATCCGTGCTGGGCGAGGCGCTCAACGAGGTGTTCATCCCCCTCATCCGCCAGCAATTTCCCGAGATCATCGATTTCTGGCTGCCGCCCGAAGGGTGCAGCTACCGCATCGCCGTGATCTCCATGAAGAAAGCCTATCCCGGCCACGCCAAGCGCGTGATGCTGGGCGCGTGGTCGTACTTGCGCCAGTTCATGTACACCAAATGGGTGATCGTGGTGGACGACGACATCAATGCGCGCGACTGGAAGGATGTGATGTGGGCCCTGTCCACCCGCATGGACCCGGCGCGCGACTGCACCATCATCGAACACACCCCCATCGACTATCTGGACTTCGCCTCCCCCGTCTCCGGCCTCGGCTCCAAGATCGGCCTCGACGCCACCAACAAATGGGAAGGCGAAACCAACCGCGAATGGGGCGAGAAGCTGTTCATGGAACAGGAGATTATCGATAAGGTGGACGCGATGTGGGGGGAGTTGGGGCTTTAG
- a CDS encoding sulfur transferase domain-containing protein has protein sequence MGHDLDNPDEYRRAMRALMWSDHGVLRQRWRNMHRVGGEMWRGNQPSPKRLAELKEIGFRTILNLRGTQPGRPYYDLEHHAARQLGLTVIDLPWGSREAPFVERIERLIEVFDTIEYPAFMHCKSGADRAGIVAVFYKLLHEKAPFEEAVGQLSFKYGHVRQGKTGMLDHFFDLYRQRNAREPIDFLTWVRTEYDRQACHDGFMASWWGSLLTEKLLRRE, from the coding sequence ATGGGCCATGATCTTGACAATCCGGATGAGTACCGACGCGCCATGCGCGCCCTGATGTGGAGCGATCATGGCGTCCTGCGCCAGCGCTGGCGCAACATGCACCGGGTCGGCGGCGAAATGTGGCGCGGCAACCAGCCGAGCCCGAAACGCCTGGCCGAACTCAAGGAAATCGGCTTTCGCACGATCCTCAATCTGCGCGGGACCCAGCCGGGCCGGCCCTATTATGATCTGGAGCATCACGCGGCCCGCCAGCTGGGCCTGACGGTTATTGATCTGCCCTGGGGCTCGCGCGAGGCACCGTTCGTGGAGCGTATCGAGCGCCTGATCGAGGTGTTCGATACCATTGAGTATCCCGCCTTCATGCACTGCAAGTCGGGTGCGGACCGGGCGGGGATCGTGGCGGTGTTCTACAAACTGCTCCATGAAAAGGCGCCGTTTGAAGAGGCGGTGGGGCAGTTATCGTTCAAATACGGCCATGTCCGGCAGGGCAAGACCGGCATGCTGGATCATTTCTTCGATCTCTACCGCCAGCGCAATGCGCGCGAGCCCATAGACTTCCTGACCTGGGTGCGCACCGAATATGACCGCCAAGCCTGTCATGACGGCTTCATGGCCAGCTGGTGGGGCTCGCTGCTGACAGAGAAGCTATTGCGGCGCGAGTGA
- a CDS encoding 3-deoxy-D-manno-octulosonic acid transferase produces MTVYRRTPALQAYSGVARLLGPVASAWLDRRAAGGKEDRDRLSERRGIASLPRPGGALVWLHAASVGESLVALSLADGLLAARSDLSILITSGTLTSANLIAQRAPGAVLHQFVPVDHPGWAARFIAHWRPEAGVFLESELWPNLIAEAARAGVPLALANARMNDASIRSWGRFSGAFRALASSFDWIGAADARTAQGLERLTGKPPALVANLKLEAAQPDPDPDALAQVRAALGARPVFTAASTHAGEEAILARAHAGILKTRPDALMILAPRHPARTDEAGEALRAHGLAFARRSDGAAPDASTPVWLADTLGEMGLWYALSPVAVIGGSFIDAIGGHNPVEATRAGSAVVTGPFTASFADVYAAYRAHDAVLTAATADEIAGAVLAIWDGRGPAAEAGKRAIASLPGGALARTSAAILSLLSREARS; encoded by the coding sequence GTGACGGTCTATCGCCGCACGCCCGCCCTTCAGGCCTATTCAGGCGTGGCGCGCCTACTGGGGCCGGTGGCGTCGGCCTGGCTGGACCGCCGGGCGGCAGGTGGCAAGGAAGACCGGGACCGTCTGAGCGAGCGGCGCGGCATCGCCAGCCTGCCCCGGCCCGGCGGCGCGCTGGTCTGGCTGCATGCCGCCAGCGTCGGCGAGAGCCTGGTGGCGCTGAGCCTGGCAGACGGGCTGCTGGCCGCGCGCAGCGATCTGTCGATCCTGATCACCTCCGGCACCCTGACCTCCGCCAACCTGATCGCCCAGCGCGCGCCGGGGGCGGTGCTCCATCAATTCGTACCGGTGGACCACCCGGGCTGGGCGGCGCGCTTCATCGCCCACTGGCGCCCGGAGGCGGGCGTGTTTCTGGAAAGCGAGCTGTGGCCCAACCTGATCGCAGAGGCGGCGCGCGCCGGCGTGCCGCTGGCGCTGGCCAATGCCCGCATGAATGATGCGTCGATCCGCAGCTGGGGCCGATTCTCGGGTGCTTTCCGCGCACTGGCTTCATCGTTTGACTGGATCGGCGCCGCGGACGCGCGCACGGCGCAGGGCCTGGAGCGGCTGACCGGGAAACCGCCTGCGCTGGTGGCCAATTTGAAACTGGAGGCGGCCCAGCCAGATCCCGACCCGGACGCTCTGGCCCAGGTGCGCGCCGCGCTCGGGGCCCGGCCCGTGTTCACTGCCGCCAGCACCCATGCCGGGGAAGAGGCGATCCTGGCGCGCGCCCATGCCGGCATCCTGAAAACCCGGCCCGATGCGCTGATGATCCTGGCACCACGCCACCCGGCCCGCACAGACGAGGCGGGCGAGGCGTTGCGCGCACACGGCCTGGCGTTCGCGCGCCGATCCGATGGCGCCGCCCCGGATGCCAGTACGCCGGTCTGGCTCGCCGACACGCTGGGCGAGATGGGTTTGTGGTACGCGCTCAGCCCTGTGGCGGTCATCGGCGGCAGCTTCATCGACGCCATTGGCGGCCATAACCCGGTGGAGGCGACGCGCGCGGGTTCAGCCGTCGTCACCGGGCCGTTCACGGCCAGCTTCGCCGATGTCTATGCCGCCTACCGCGCCCACGACGCGGTGCTGACGGCGGCGACCGCCGACGAGATTGCCGGCGCGGTGCTCGCCATCTGGGACGGGCGCGGACCCGCTGCAGAGGCAGGCAAGCGCGCCATCGCCTCCCTGCCCGGCGGCGCACTGGCCCGGACCAGCGCCGCAATCCTCAGTCTTCTGTCCCGCGAGGCCCGCTCATGA
- a CDS encoding OmpA family protein, with product MIIRSLAAATLAVSLAACTTTDQYGNTNPNRTGQGVLAGAAAGALLGMLAGGDDRRNALIGAGVGALAGGAVGNYMDRQERDMRERLRESGVTVRRVGDDLVLVMPGNITFATGSATVSPRFSGVLHDVGDVLQTYPATYVDVVGHTDSVGSAQFNQQLSERRASSVAAELIGRGVIRERLFVAGMGLTQPVADNSTDEGRAANRRVEIRIAPHRGS from the coding sequence ATGATTATCCGTTCTCTTGCCGCCGCAACCCTGGCCGTGAGCCTGGCTGCGTGCACCACCACCGACCAGTATGGCAACACCAACCCGAACCGCACCGGACAGGGCGTCCTGGCGGGTGCCGCGGCGGGCGCTCTGCTCGGCATGCTGGCGGGCGGTGATGACCGCCGCAACGCGCTGATCGGCGCAGGCGTGGGCGCGCTGGCTGGCGGCGCCGTCGGCAATTACATGGACCGTCAGGAGCGCGACATGCGCGAGCGCCTGCGCGAATCGGGTGTGACCGTGCGCCGTGTGGGCGATGATCTGGTCCTGGTGATGCCGGGCAATATCACCTTCGCCACCGGTTCGGCGACCGTGAGCCCGCGCTTCAGCGGCGTGCTGCATGATGTCGGCGATGTGCTGCAGACCTATCCGGCCACCTATGTGGACGTGGTCGGCCACACCGACAGTGTCGGCTCCGCCCAGTTCAACCAGCAGCTTTCCGAGCGCCGCGCCAGCTCGGTGGCCGCCGAGCTGATCGGTCGCGGCGTGATCCGCGAGCGCCTGTTCGTGGCCGGCATGGGCCTGACCCAGCCAGTCGCGGACAACTCGACCGATGAGGGCCGCGCCGCCAATCGCCGCGTGGAAATCCGCATCGCGCCGCACCGCGGTTCGTAA
- a CDS encoding lysophospholipid acyltransferase family protein translates to MAKSILSSGPVVWVLGGLIGAHMALIKRFTRWDVRGREHIAPIWESGEGLVLCGWHGRNLFLESTWPANRQPPAILISKSREGDVVARAASLNGVALIRGSTQNDAKKHKNKGGAAAFRDMVRWVRGGGCMAITPDGPRGPRQRVSPGAIKLAQITGAPLVPVSWSTRWGFRLNSWDRFHVPLPFGRGVIIWGEPVRLPDNPSPGDIEAARVLIEARLNDGMAAADIACGHDPMFPDPAP, encoded by the coding sequence ATGGCGAAATCGATCCTCTCTTCCGGCCCGGTCGTCTGGGTGCTGGGCGGCCTCATCGGCGCCCACATGGCCCTGATCAAGCGCTTTACGCGCTGGGACGTGCGCGGGCGTGAGCATATCGCGCCGATCTGGGAGAGCGGCGAGGGTCTGGTCCTGTGTGGCTGGCACGGGCGCAATCTGTTTCTGGAATCAACCTGGCCGGCGAACCGTCAGCCTCCGGCCATCCTGATTTCCAAATCGCGTGAGGGCGATGTGGTGGCGCGCGCCGCCAGCCTGAATGGCGTGGCGCTGATCCGCGGCTCCACCCAGAACGACGCCAAGAAGCACAAGAACAAGGGCGGCGCGGCGGCCTTCCGCGACATGGTGCGCTGGGTGCGCGGCGGAGGTTGCATGGCGATTACCCCGGACGGGCCGCGCGGGCCGCGCCAGCGCGTGTCGCCAGGTGCCATCAAGCTGGCGCAGATCACCGGCGCGCCGCTGGTCCCGGTCAGCTGGTCGACGCGCTGGGGCTTCCGGCTGAACTCCTGGGACCGGTTTCACGTGCCCCTGCCCTTCGGGCGCGGCGTGATCATCTGGGGCGAGCCGGTGCGCCTGCCGGACAACCCGTCACCCGGCGATATCGAGGCTGCGCGCGTGCTGATCGAAGCGCGCCTGAATGACGGCATGGCCGCCGCCGACATCGCGTGTGGCCATGATCCGATGTTTCCGGACCCGGCGCCGTGA
- the groES gene encoding co-chaperone GroES, with translation MKFRPLHDRVLVKRVEEEAKTKGGIIIPDTAKEKPQEGEVVAVGGGAIKEDGSVRQLDVKAGDRILFGKWSGTEVTVDGQELLIMKESDILGILA, from the coding sequence ATGAAATTTCGTCCGCTGCACGATCGCGTGCTGGTGAAGCGCGTTGAAGAAGAAGCCAAGACCAAGGGCGGGATCATCATTCCCGACACGGCCAAGGAAAAGCCCCAGGAAGGCGAAGTCGTCGCCGTGGGCGGTGGAGCGATCAAGGAAGACGGTTCGGTCCGTCAGCTGGACGTGAAAGCGGGCGACCGCATCCTGTTCGGCAAATGGTCGGGCACCGAGGTGACGGTTGATGGTCAGGAACTCCTGATCATGAAGGAATCCGACATCCTGGGCATTCTGGCCTGA
- the groL gene encoding chaperonin GroEL (60 kDa chaperone family; promotes refolding of misfolded polypeptides especially under stressful conditions; forms two stacked rings of heptamers to form a barrel-shaped 14mer; ends can be capped by GroES; misfolded proteins enter the barrel where they are refolded when GroES binds), with the protein MSAKDVKFGASARERMLRGVDILADAVKVTLGPKGRNVVIEKSFGAPRTTKDGVTVAKEIELEDKFENMGAQMVREVASRTNDEAGDGTTTATVLAQAIIREGMKSVAAGMNPMDLKRGIDKAVLKVIETIKGMATPIKGSSEIAQVGTISANGESSIGDMIARAMEKVGNEGVITVEEAKSLETELEVVEGMQFDRGYLSPYFITDAEKMRAELEDPYILLFEKKLSSLQAMLPVLEAVVQSNRPLLIISEDVEGEALATLVVNKLRGGLKIAAVKAPGFGDRRKAMLEDIAVLTGGQVISEDLGIKLENVTLDMLGTAKKVSITKDDTTIVDGAGEKVAIEGRVNQIRRQIEDTSSDYDKEKLQERLAKLAGGVAVIKVGGASEIEVKERKDRVDDALNATRAAVEEGIVPGGGVALLKASKVLVGMTGDNEDQNQGIQIIARALQAPIRQIAENAGVEGSIVVGKVMESKDANFGYNAQTEKYEDLVASGVIDPAKVVRTALQDAASVAALMITTEAAVAEKPKKDSGQSMGGGGGMGGMGGMDF; encoded by the coding sequence ATGTCCGCGAAAGACGTGAAATTCGGCGCATCCGCCCGCGAGCGCATGCTGCGTGGCGTTGATATCCTGGCCGACGCTGTGAAAGTCACCCTCGGCCCCAAAGGCCGTAACGTGGTGATCGAGAAATCCTTCGGCGCGCCGCGCACCACCAAGGACGGCGTTACCGTCGCCAAGGAAATCGAACTGGAAGACAAGTTCGAGAACATGGGCGCCCAGATGGTCCGCGAAGTCGCTTCGCGCACCAATGACGAAGCCGGCGACGGCACCACGACCGCCACCGTGCTGGCCCAGGCCATCATCCGCGAAGGCATGAAGTCGGTGGCTGCCGGCATGAACCCGATGGACCTCAAGCGCGGCATCGACAAGGCCGTCCTGAAAGTCATCGAGACCATCAAGGGCATGGCCACCCCGATCAAGGGCTCCTCGGAAATCGCCCAGGTCGGCACGATCTCGGCCAATGGCGAATCCTCCATTGGCGACATGATCGCCCGTGCGATGGAAAAAGTCGGCAATGAAGGCGTGATCACGGTCGAGGAAGCCAAATCCCTCGAAACCGAGCTGGAAGTCGTCGAAGGCATGCAGTTCGACCGCGGCTACCTGTCGCCCTACTTCATCACCGACGCCGAAAAAATGCGCGCCGAGCTGGAAGATCCCTACATCCTCCTGTTCGAAAAGAAGCTGTCCTCGCTGCAGGCCATGCTGCCCGTGCTCGAGGCGGTGGTTCAGTCCAACCGTCCGCTGCTGATCATCTCCGAAGACGTCGAAGGCGAAGCGCTGGCCACCCTGGTGGTCAACAAGCTGCGCGGTGGCCTGAAAATCGCCGCCGTCAAGGCACCGGGCTTCGGTGATCGCCGCAAGGCCATGCTGGAGGACATCGCTGTCCTGACCGGCGGGCAGGTGATCTCCGAAGATCTCGGCATCAAGCTCGAGAACGTCACCCTGGACATGCTGGGCACCGCCAAGAAAGTGTCCATCACCAAAGATGACACCACCATCGTGGACGGCGCCGGCGAGAAAGTCGCGATCGAGGGCCGGGTCAACCAGATTCGCCGCCAGATTGAGGACACGTCCTCCGACTACGACAAGGAGAAGCTGCAAGAGCGTCTGGCCAAACTCGCCGGCGGTGTGGCCGTGATCAAGGTCGGCGGCGCGTCTGAAATCGAAGTGAAAGAGCGCAAGGACCGTGTTGACGATGCCCTGAACGCCACCCGCGCTGCGGTGGAAGAAGGCATCGTGCCGGGCGGCGGCGTGGCTCTGCTGAAAGCCTCCAAAGTCCTGGTCGGCATGACCGGCGACAATGAGGACCAGAACCAGGGCATCCAGATCATCGCCCGCGCCCTGCAGGCCCCGATCCGTCAGATCGCCGAAAACGCCGGTGTTGAAGGCTCGATCGTGGTGGGCAAGGTGATGGAGTCCAAGGACGCCAACTTTGGCTACAACGCCCAGACCGAGAAGTACGAAGACCTGGTCGCCTCGGGCGTCATCGACCCGGCCAAAGTGGTGCGCACCGCGCTGCAGGACGCCGCGTCCGTGGCCGCGCTGATGATCACCACCGAAGCGGCTGTGGCCGAAAAGCCGAAGAAAGACTCCGGCCAGTCCATGGGCGGCGGCGGCGGCATGGGCGGCATGGGCGGCATGGACTTCTAG
- the lpxK gene encoding tetraacyldisaccharide 4'-kinase, which translates to MRPPPFWDPNGARSSGAITRALLSPLGWAYAAASARRIATTIPALAPVPVICVGNLTLGGTGKTPVTLAVMEAARALGLTPAALTRGWGGRLAGPVQVDAAVHSVREVGDEPLLLAREGLTIVDRTRVAGAGLAVTLGAQIIVMDDGHQNPRLEKSLSLVVVDAISGWGPGQIFPAGPLREPVSAGLARADAVVVMVPDERFEPDLDRLDLTELGKPVLRAWLEPVAAPPDGPLLAFAGIGRPQKFYDALVQWGGDLRDTASFPDHHVFSRADLHRLADLAAGLEAQLITTEKDWVRLPGDMAGGIHAWPVRARFAEPARLSALVEQAMDSWRARR; encoded by the coding sequence ATGAGACCGCCACCCTTCTGGGATCCCAATGGCGCGCGCAGCTCCGGCGCGATTACCCGCGCCCTGCTCTCACCGCTGGGCTGGGCGTATGCGGCTGCGAGCGCAAGGCGGATTGCAACCACCATTCCTGCCCTGGCACCGGTTCCGGTGATCTGCGTCGGCAACCTGACGCTGGGCGGGACGGGCAAGACGCCGGTGACGCTGGCCGTGATGGAGGCCGCGCGCGCGCTGGGCCTGACACCGGCCGCGCTGACGCGTGGCTGGGGCGGACGCCTGGCCGGTCCGGTTCAGGTCGACGCCGCCGTGCACAGCGTGCGTGAGGTCGGTGACGAACCGCTTCTTCTGGCGCGTGAGGGGCTGACCATCGTGGACCGCACGCGGGTGGCGGGCGCGGGACTGGCCGTGACGCTGGGCGCACAGATTATCGTCATGGATGACGGCCATCAGAACCCGCGCCTGGAAAAATCCCTGTCGCTCGTCGTGGTGGACGCGATCAGCGGCTGGGGGCCGGGGCAGATTTTCCCTGCCGGCCCCCTGCGCGAGCCGGTCAGCGCCGGTCTGGCGCGCGCCGACGCCGTGGTGGTGATGGTTCCCGACGAGCGTTTCGAACCCGATCTGGATCGGCTGGACCTCACCGAACTCGGCAAGCCGGTACTGCGCGCCTGGCTGGAACCGGTCGCCGCGCCGCCCGACGGGCCGTTGCTGGCGTTTGCCGGCATTGGCCGGCCGCAGAAATTCTACGATGCGCTGGTGCAGTGGGGCGGAGATCTGCGCGACACCGCCAGCTTCCCCGACCATCATGTGTTCAGCCGGGCCGATCTGCATCGTCTCGCCGACCTGGCTGCGGGGCTGGAGGCGCAGCTGATCACCACCGAAAAGGACTGGGTGCGCCTGCCCGGCGATATGGCGGGTGGCATTCACGCCTGGCCGGTCAGGGCCCGCTTCGCCGAACCGGCGCGCCTGTCCGCGCTGGTCGAGCAGGCCATGGATTCCTGGCGCGCCCGGCGCTAA
- a CDS encoding FkbM family methyltransferase encodes MHVSAHIRALQSRFPALLEAKAGAQRLMRRALRQPFEADFALLSRWAPEPGEVFVDVGANRGQSIDAIRLFHPEALIHAFEPNAHLAANLTRLFARDGALAVYACGLGDNDETHTLHIPVYRGFVYDGLASFDAAECASWLNPGTVAGFDREQLKIISFEARAFPLDDLDLNPGFIKLDVQGFERSVLAGARKTLERCAPLVMLENNADADDFLTGELGWTRAAWTGSGLDLGLPGALNTLYIAPARRDSLKRARLLG; translated from the coding sequence ATGCATGTATCTGCTCATATACGCGCGCTTCAGAGCCGGTTTCCGGCGCTGCTGGAAGCCAAGGCGGGTGCCCAGCGCCTGATGCGGCGCGCCCTGCGTCAGCCTTTCGAGGCGGATTTTGCGCTGCTGAGCCGCTGGGCCCCCGAACCGGGCGAGGTATTCGTTGATGTGGGTGCCAATCGCGGCCAGTCCATCGACGCCATCCGCCTGTTTCATCCTGAGGCGCTGATCCATGCCTTCGAGCCCAATGCGCACCTTGCGGCCAATCTCACGCGCCTGTTCGCGCGCGATGGAGCGCTGGCGGTCTATGCCTGCGGGCTGGGCGATAACGACGAGACCCACACCCTGCACATCCCGGTCTATCGCGGCTTTGTCTATGACGGGCTCGCCTCCTTCGATGCGGCCGAGTGCGCCAGCTGGCTCAACCCCGGCACCGTCGCCGGGTTTGATCGCGAACAGCTGAAGATCATCTCGTTCGAGGCGCGCGCCTTTCCCCTCGACGATCTCGATCTCAATCCCGGCTTCATCAAGCTGGACGTTCAGGGGTTTGAGCGCTCGGTGCTGGCGGGCGCGCGCAAGACACTGGAGCGCTGCGCGCCGCTGGTCATGCTGGAAAACAATGCTGACGCCGATGACTTCCTGACCGGAGAGCTGGGCTGGACGCGCGCGGCCTGGACCGGATCGGGGCTTGATCTGGGTCTGCCGGGCGCGCTCAACACTCTCTATATCGCCCCGGCGCGCCGGGATTCGTTAAAGCGGGCGCGGCTTCTGGGCTGA
- a CDS encoding lysophospholipid acyltransferase family protein: MSGFLATVSRRLERLAWDGYSAGFRAMGLERASDAGAALARRVGPRTGVHHIARVNMRLAFPGAHERELDALLDAMWDNLGRTLGEVANMDRIDLTPGGAHLEVENLAALDAINASGRAVVFVGGHFANWEMQPAFIGHYMTNCGIAYRAVNNPLVEDSIRAMRAAYGVNFFAPKGPSGARVIMGALKDGASIAMLTDQKMNDGIAAPFLGRQGMTASAPARMALRYGLDIVPMSLRRMDGVRFRITVHDPIGKPDGQSAAAVLEATTRINAFLEDQIRAAPPQWFWVHRRFEKALYRKADTSSASSASGSI; the protein is encoded by the coding sequence ATGAGCGGATTTCTCGCCACTGTATCGCGCCGTCTCGAGCGTCTGGCCTGGGACGGCTATTCGGCCGGCTTCCGGGCCATGGGGCTGGAGCGCGCCAGCGATGCCGGGGCGGCTCTGGCGCGCCGGGTCGGACCGCGCACCGGCGTGCATCACATCGCGCGGGTGAATATGCGATTGGCCTTCCCCGGCGCTCATGAGCGCGAGCTCGACGCGTTGCTGGATGCCATGTGGGACAATCTGGGCCGAACCCTGGGCGAGGTGGCCAATATGGACCGCATCGACCTCACCCCCGGCGGCGCGCATCTGGAGGTGGAGAATCTTGCGGCGCTGGACGCCATCAACGCCTCGGGACGGGCGGTGGTGTTTGTGGGCGGGCATTTCGCCAACTGGGAAATGCAGCCCGCCTTCATCGGCCACTACATGACCAATTGCGGCATCGCCTACCGGGCGGTGAACAATCCGCTGGTGGAAGACAGCATCCGGGCCATGCGCGCAGCCTATGGCGTGAATTTCTTCGCCCCCAAGGGCCCGTCGGGCGCGCGGGTGATTATGGGCGCGCTCAAAGACGGTGCCTCCATCGCCATGCTGACCGACCAGAAAATGAATGACGGCATCGCCGCGCCCTTCCTGGGCCGGCAAGGCATGACCGCCTCGGCACCCGCGCGCATGGCGCTGCGCTATGGCCTCGATATCGTGCCGATGTCATTGCGCCGGATGGATGGCGTGCGCTTCCGCATCACCGTCCATGACCCCATCGGGAAGCCGGACGGCCAGAGCGCAGCGGCGGTGCTGGAAGCCACCACGCGCATCAATGCCTTCCTGGAGGACCAGATCCGCGCCGCACCGCCACAATGGTTCTGGGTGCACCGGCGGTTTGAAAAGGCGCTCTACCGCAAGGCCGATACGTCCAGCGCCAGCAGCGCCTCGGGATCAATCTGA
- a CDS encoding type II toxin-antitoxin system ParD family antitoxin, which yields MATMNVSLPDLLKAAVDEQVASGRYASASDYVRDLIRRDCEARAKRAEFNRLIQEGLDSPIVDQSLSEIIDEVRGEARMRTFDEVFDRALARARADGARD from the coding sequence ATGGCCACAATGAATGTCTCTTTGCCCGACCTGCTCAAGGCGGCGGTGGATGAACAGGTCGCCTCGGGCCGCTATGCCAGCGCCAGCGATTATGTCCGCGACCTGATCCGCCGCGATTGCGAGGCGCGGGCGAAGCGCGCCGAGTTCAATCGCCTGATCCAGGAGGGGCTGGATAGTCCCATCGTGGATCAGAGCCTGTCCGAGATTATTGACGAAGTGCGCGGCGAGGCGCGCATGCGAACCTTCGATGAAGTGTTTGACCGGGCGCTAGCGCGGGCGCGGGCCGATGGCGCGCGCGATTGA